In Streptomyces sp. 71268, the DNA window GTTCTCGTCGCCGCTGCTGGTGGGGTAGCGCATGATGAACCCGTCCGGCGTGGACAGTTCGCGCTGGATGGCCTCGATGGTGCCGATGACCCGCTTGTCGTCCGGGGGCAGGAAGCCCATCTGCGGGATGAGCAGCAGCGAGGCGTCCAGCTCCTTGGAGCCGTAGGACTGCGTGAAGGTGTTGCGTTCCTTGTCGTAACCCTTCTCGCACACGTCGCGGTGGATGGCGTCGCGCATCTCGCGCCAGCGCTCCAACGGGCCGTCCGCGTCGCCCGCCTCGATGAGCTTGATGGTGCGGTCGACCGCGACCCAGGCCATCACCTTGGAGTGCACGAAGTGCCGACGCGGGCCGCGCACCTCCCAGATGCCCTCGTCCGGCTCGTACCAGTGCTTCTCCAGGTAGCTGATCAGCTTGAGCTGCAGGACGCTGGCGTAGTCGTTGCGGGCCAGGCCGGTCATGTGCGCCAGGTGCAGCGCCTCGGTGACCTCGCCGTACACATCGAGCTGGAGCTGACCGGCCGCGCCGTTGCCAACCCGTACCGGCTGCGAGCCCTCGTAGCCCGGCAGCCACGGCAACTCGGTCTCGCCCAGCTCCCGTTCGCCGGCGATGCCGTACATGATCTGGAGGTTCTCCGGGTCACCGGCGACCGCGCGCAGCAGCCACTCGCGCCAGGCGCGGGCCTCGTCGCGGTAGCCGGTGCGCAGCAGCGAGGACAGGGTGATGGCCGCGTCCCGCAGCCAGGTGAAGCGGTAGTCCCAGTTGCGCACGCCACCGACCTCCTCGGGCAGCGAGGTGGTGGGCGCGGCAACGATGCCACCGGTGGGCGCGTACGTCAGGGCCTTGAGCGTGATCAGCGAGCGGACCACCGCGTCCCGGTAGGGGCCGTGGTACGTGCAGTGCTCGACCCACTCGCGCCAGAAGTCCTCGGTCGCCTCAAGCGAGGTCTCCGGCTCCGGCAGCGCGGGCTGGCCCTTGTGCGAGGGCTCCCAGCTGATCGTGAAGGCGATGCGCTCACCGGGCGAGACGGTGAAGTCCGAGTAGGTGGTGAGGTTCTTGCCGTACGTCTCGGCGGTGGTGTCGTGCCAGACCGAGTCGGGCCCGGCGACGGCCACCGTGCGGCCCTCCACCTTGTGCACCCAGGGCACCACGCGACCGTAGGAGAAGCGCATGCGCAGCTCGGAGCGCATGGGCACGCGTCCGCTGACGCCCTCCACGATGCGGATGAGCTGCGGCGCCCCGTCGCGCGGCGGCATGAAGTCGATGATCCGCACGGTGCCGCGCGGGGTGTCCCACTCCGATTCCAGGACCAGCGAGTCACCGCGGTAGCGGCGCCGGTCGGCGTGCGGCGCGGGGGTGTCGGCCGGGTGGGCCGGGCCGAGCCGCCAGAAGCCGTGTTCCTCGGTGCCCAACAGCCCCGCGAAGATGGCGTGGGAGTCGAAGCGGGGCAGACACAGCCAGTCGGCGCTGCCATCCCTGTTGATCAAGGCGGCGGTC includes these proteins:
- a CDS encoding glycoside hydrolase family 15 protein; its protein translation is MAGRIEDYALIGDMQTAALINRDGSADWLCLPRFDSHAIFAGLLGTEEHGFWRLGPAHPADTPAPHADRRRYRGDSLVLESEWDTPRGTVRIIDFMPPRDGAPQLIRIVEGVSGRVPMRSELRMRFSYGRVVPWVHKVEGRTVAVAGPDSVWHDTTAETYGKNLTTYSDFTVSPGERIAFTISWEPSHKGQPALPEPETSLEATEDFWREWVEHCTYHGPYRDAVVRSLITLKALTYAPTGGIVAAPTTSLPEEVGGVRNWDYRFTWLRDAAITLSSLLRTGYRDEARAWREWLLRAVAGDPENLQIMYGIAGERELGETELPWLPGYEGSQPVRVGNGAAGQLQLDVYGEVTEALHLAHMTGLARNDYASVLQLKLISYLEKHWYEPDEGIWEVRGPRRHFVHSKVMAWVAVDRTIKLIEAGDADGPLERWREMRDAIHRDVCEKGYDKERNTFTQSYGSKELDASLLLIPQMGFLPPDDKRVIGTIEAIQRELSTPDGFIMRYPTSSGDENLDGLPGDEGAFLACSFWMADDLAMIGRVDEARKLFERLLALRNDLGLLAEEWDPRLKRQVGNFPQAFSHVPLIDTALRLTASGAYGG